One Qipengyuania gaetbuli genomic region harbors:
- a CDS encoding molybdopterin cofactor-binding domain-containing protein, whose product MDFRKKLTEAAGRVKLPEVSRRQLLVGAAAGGGLLLAWTLWPRSYPTSLVPGEGEAEFGGWLTIGRDSVVTVAIPQLEMGQGVTTLLAQIAAVELGADWRQVGAEPVSPSGHFPNLPLAAQWAPLWANFPSLAGEPDDWLVERFAGATSFGATVGGTSLAAYEAPLRAAAASGRDMLVRVAADRWDVAAEECEVSGGFVRHSAGGQLRFGELVDDARELDPPDPAPLLPVAAFEDPVFGEADAPTAFPRIDLPSKVDGSHLFAGDIRLPGMVFASIRHGPVGLPELFRFDESAVAGMRGLVGVVKSKRWLAAVAESWWIADQALAWMRAHFTGPGALEQAVLDTEIERAHERRADLGERIFELGNPDAALGKPSLQRRYDVAPAVHVPLETASATARLVDGRLELWMASQAPAAAREAAAKAIGISPEDVVFYPVAAGGSFDARIEKQHAIEVAQIAAEIGRPVQLTWSRVQDIQAVPPRAPAAADMAASMGGEGQPLAWRARITTPPFMREMGHRLFDNLTPEAAREESRGKADALAVAGAIPPYGIGEVAVDHVPASIRLPVTRMRGGAEALTAFFTETFIDELAVEARRDPFLYRMALLGGAPRMAECLRRASRLGEWDGGRSGSGQGIAMVRMGQDAASAGHVACVAQAGMGPGGARVTQLTAAVDIGRIVNLDIARQQIEGGLVYGLSLALGSSVKYESGHPVPRNLRALELPRLADCPEIVVDFIASDAEPFDPGELGVAVAAPAIGNALFAATGLRLRRLPLLSEGL is encoded by the coding sequence ATGGATTTCCGCAAGAAGCTGACCGAAGCCGCTGGCCGGGTGAAACTGCCCGAAGTCTCGCGCCGGCAATTGCTGGTCGGCGCGGCGGCGGGCGGCGGCCTGCTGCTGGCGTGGACGCTCTGGCCGCGCAGCTACCCGACCTCGCTGGTCCCGGGCGAAGGCGAGGCCGAGTTCGGCGGGTGGCTGACCATCGGGCGCGACAGCGTGGTCACGGTCGCCATCCCGCAGCTCGAGATGGGGCAGGGCGTCACCACGCTGCTCGCGCAGATCGCGGCAGTCGAACTGGGCGCGGACTGGCGGCAGGTCGGGGCGGAACCGGTTTCGCCTTCGGGCCATTTCCCCAACCTTCCCCTGGCTGCGCAATGGGCGCCGCTGTGGGCCAATTTCCCCTCGCTTGCAGGCGAACCAGACGACTGGCTCGTCGAACGCTTCGCCGGCGCAACTTCGTTCGGCGCAACCGTCGGCGGTACTTCTCTTGCCGCATACGAGGCGCCCTTGCGTGCCGCGGCCGCCAGCGGACGTGACATGCTGGTGCGCGTGGCGGCAGACCGCTGGGACGTCGCGGCCGAGGAGTGCGAGGTGAGCGGCGGTTTCGTGCGCCATTCGGCTGGTGGGCAATTGCGTTTCGGCGAACTGGTCGATGACGCGCGCGAACTGGACCCGCCGGACCCGGCGCCGCTGCTGCCGGTCGCGGCCTTCGAGGACCCGGTGTTCGGCGAGGCCGATGCACCGACCGCTTTCCCGCGCATCGACCTGCCATCCAAGGTGGACGGCAGTCATCTGTTCGCAGGCGATATCCGCCTGCCCGGCATGGTCTTCGCCTCGATCCGCCACGGCCCGGTGGGCCTGCCCGAACTGTTCCGCTTCGACGAGAGCGCGGTCGCGGGGATGCGCGGGCTCGTGGGCGTGGTGAAGTCGAAGCGCTGGCTGGCGGCGGTGGCCGAAAGCTGGTGGATTGCCGACCAGGCGCTGGCGTGGATGCGTGCCCATTTTACCGGTCCTGGCGCGCTGGAGCAGGCGGTGCTCGATACAGAGATAGAGCGCGCCCACGAACGGCGCGCCGATCTTGGCGAGCGGATTTTCGAGCTCGGCAATCCCGACGCCGCGCTGGGCAAGCCTTCACTCCAGCGCCGTTACGATGTAGCGCCCGCTGTCCACGTTCCGCTCGAAACTGCCAGCGCAACCGCGCGGCTCGTCGACGGGCGGCTCGAATTATGGATGGCCTCTCAGGCTCCGGCAGCCGCGCGCGAGGCAGCGGCGAAGGCGATCGGCATCTCGCCCGAGGACGTGGTCTTCTACCCCGTTGCGGCAGGCGGCAGTTTCGATGCCCGGATCGAGAAGCAGCACGCGATCGAGGTCGCGCAAATCGCCGCCGAGATCGGCAGGCCGGTCCAGCTCACTTGGTCGCGCGTGCAGGATATCCAGGCCGTGCCGCCGCGCGCTCCGGCAGCGGCGGACATGGCGGCCAGCATGGGCGGTGAAGGCCAGCCGCTCGCCTGGCGGGCGCGGATCACCACGCCGCCTTTCATGCGCGAGATGGGTCACCGCCTGTTCGACAATCTGACACCCGAGGCCGCGCGCGAGGAAAGCCGCGGCAAGGCCGATGCGCTGGCGGTCGCCGGGGCGATTCCCCCCTATGGCATCGGCGAAGTCGCGGTGGACCACGTGCCGGCCAGCATCCGCCTGCCGGTCACGCGGATGCGCGGCGGGGCCGAGGCGCTGACCGCCTTCTTCACCGAAACCTTCATCGACGAGCTGGCCGTGGAGGCCCGGCGCGATCCCTTCCTTTACCGCATGGCCCTGCTCGGCGGAGCTCCGCGCATGGCCGAATGCCTGCGCCGCGCCTCGCGTCTCGGCGAATGGGATGGCGGGCGCTCCGGCAGCGGGCAGGGCATCGCGATGGTTCGCATGGGGCAGGACGCGGCGAGTGCAGGGCACGTCGCCTGCGTGGCGCAAGCCGGCATGGGCCCGGGCGGTGCGCGCGTGACGCAGCTGACCGCAGCGGTCGACATCGGGCGGATCGTCAATCTCGACATTGCCCGCCAGCAGATCGAGGGCGGGCTGGTCTACGGCCTGTCGCTGGCGCTGGGATCCTCGGTCAAATACGAAAGCGGCCATCCGGTCCCGCGCAACCTGCGCGCCTTGGAACTGCCGCGGCTGGCCGATTGTCCGGAGATCGTGGTCGATTTCATCGCGAGCGATGCGGAACCGTTCGATCCCGGCGAACTTGGTGTGGCGGTGGCCGCACCCGCCATCGGCAATGCATTGTTTGCGGCGACGGGCCTGCGCCTGCGCCGCCTCCCGCTTCTTTCGGAGGGTTTATGA